The Pandoraea apista genomic interval CCCATTGATCACGTTGAGCATGGAACTCTTGCCCGCGCCGTTCGGGCCGATGATGGCGCGGACCTCGTGCTCCAGAACGTTGAACGAGATGTCCGTCAACGCCTTCACGCCACCAAACGACAGGCTGATGTGCTGCAAATCGAGCAAGATGTCGCCGGTTTTGCGGTTATCGTTCATGCCTTTCCTTCTCCTGCGAAATGCCTGGCTGAGTGCCGGTGAGGGGGAACGTTGCGAACGTCAGGCGGCGCAGCGCAATTTCTCAGGCGCAGGGTCGTCGACAGGCGCCCGCGCACCCACCACGCGAGCGGAATGGATCGTGAGCGTGGCGCTCACGCTGCCCTCGCGTCCGTCTTCGAACTTCACGCGGGTCTCGATGAATTGCGTCGACTTGCCCGAATAAAATGCGTCGACCAGCACGCCGTACTTTTGTGCGATGAATGCGCGACGCACCTTGCGCGTGCGCGTAAGCTCGTCGTCGTCCGGGTCCAGTTCCTTGTGCAGAATCACGAAGCGCCGAATCTGTGCCGCCGAGAAGGCCGGCTCCTTGGCGAGATCCGCGTTCACGGCGTCCACGCACCCCAGAATCAGTTCGGCAACACGAGGATTGCCGGCAAGATCGACATACCCCGCATACGCGAGGCTCTGCCGCTCCGCCCAATTGCCCACGGCGTCCATGTCGATGTTGATGAACGCGCACACGCCGTCGCGTCCGTCTCCAAATGCGACCGCTTCCTTGATGTACGCGAAGAACTTGAGTTTGTTCTCGATGTATTTCGGCGCGAACAACGAACCGCAGGCGAGCTTGCCCACGTCTTTCGCGCGATCGATGATGCGCAGATGACCGTCTGCGTCGATGATGCCCGCATCGCCCGTGCGGAAATACCCGGCCTCGTCGAGCGCTTCGCGCGTGGCGTCGGGCCGTTTGTAGTACTCCTTGAGCAATCCCACGCCGCGCACCAGCACTTCTCCGGTATCGGCAATCTTGATTTCCATGCCCGGTGCTACCGGCCCCACGCTGTCGAATCGCACTTCACGATCCGGTTGCAGACAGACATAGGCACACGTCTCCGTCTGCCCGTAGAACTGTTTCAGGTTGATACCGATTGCGCGATAAAAGCGGAAGAGATCCGGCCCGATGGCCTCCCCGGCGGTATATGCCGTGCGAATCCGACTCATGCCAAGCGTGTTGCGCAGCGGCCCGTAGACGCAGAGATTGCCCAGCGCATATTGCAGTCTGTCGAGGAGCGGCACCGGGCGCCGGTCGAGCACCGCCGCACCGCAACGGTTCGCTACGGTCATGAAATGCGCGAACATCTTCCGTTTGAAGCGATTCGCATCTTCCATACGGATCATCACCTGTGTCAGCACATTTTCATAAACGCGTGGCGGTGCGAAGTAGTAGGTCGGGCCGATCTCGCGCATGTCTGTCGCGATGGTGTCGGGCGACTCCGGGCAATTGACGGTGAACCCCGTCACCAGCGCCTGTGCGTAAGAGAACAGATGATCGCCGACCCAGGCCATCGGCAGGTAGGAGAGCACCTCGTCGCCAGGGGAGAGCCTGTCGAACGTGCTGCCATGAAACGCCGCACCGATCAGGCCTGCGTGCGAGTGGCACACCCCCTTGGGTTTGCCGGTCGTGCCCGACGTGTAGAGAATCGTTGCCGTGTCGTCGGGATCGACGCTCGCGACCGCCTCGTCGAAGTAGCGCGGATGTCTGGCGTTGAAGTCGCGCCCCTGCGCCACGGCATCAGCGTAAGACAGCAAACCTGCGGCGTTGTAATTGCGCAGCCCTCGCGGGTCCTCGTAGATGATGGTCGACAGGCGCGGCACGCGCTCGCGCAACTCGAGCAGCTTATCGACCTGCTCCTGATCTTCAACGATGGCAAAGTCGATTTCGGCGTCGTCGAGCACATGGATCATTTCCGCCGCGACGGCGTCCTGATACAACGGCACAGCCACGCCGCCCAGTGCTTGTGCGGCCGTCATGGCCCAGTACAGGCGCACACGGTTGTTGCCGACGATAGCGAGGTTATCCCCGCGCCTGAACCCGGCTGCCGCCAACGCGCAGGCCAGCATCCGGACTTCGTGCGCGGCCTCCTGCCAGCTCCAGCTTTGCCAGATCCCCAGATCTTTTTCCCGATACGCCGTGCGGGCGCCGCGCGTTGCAGCATGGGCCAGCAATAAACGCGGGAAAGTGGTCCGCTCCTGCATGCCTGTCTCCTGTGTCTCGCCACGATTCGACGTCAGTCGAGGGGGAGTGGCGTGGCTCGGTCGGCGCGCGTGCGTGTGGCACGCTCTCTCATTCTTTAGTGCGAGTCGCGTCTTGGAACGACGCTTTAATTCGGTCAACGGCTTAGTTTGCGAAAGTCTGCAATACGGAGCGACGACGGCTATGCCCGGCAGTCTGCAGCTTCTATACTTGTGCTTCGGCGTCGTGTACGAACCGCCATGAATGCTTGTCTCGGCGCTGCCAGGCAAGGCGAAGATACCTCATGGCTCACGGCGGATTTGTCACCCGGATGACAATCAAGGGAAAATCCCTATATGTCGCTCGAAACCCTGTTGCAGCGCAGCGCCTGGGCGCAAGGACTGACGCCAGACCAGCGCGCACGCGTCGTCGCGGAGATTCAGGTGCGGCCCGTCGAGAACGGCGGCTACGTGTGCCGCAAAGGCGATCCCACGCACGCGTGGTTCGGTGTCATCGAAGGGTTGGTGAAGATTGCGACGGCATCGGCCAGTGGGAAGTCCGTAACGTTCACGGGCGTGCCGGCGGGTGCGTGGTTCGGTGAGGGGTCGGTGCTCAAGCGCGAAATCCGCAAGTACGACGTGATGGCGCTTCGCGACTCCGTCCTCGCGCACATGCCGATCGCCACGTTCGACTGGTTGCTCGATACCAGCATTGCCTTCAACCGGTTTCTGACGCTCCAGCTCAACGAGCGTCTCGGCCAGTTCATTGCCGCGGTCGAACACGAGCGCTTGCTTGACACCGACGCCCGTGTCGCACGCTCGCTCTCCTCGATGTTCAATCCCAATCTGTACCCGTCCGATGACAACACCGTGCAGATTTCGCAGGAGGAATTGAGCTATCTCGCCGGGGTGTCGCGTCAGCGTGTCAATCTCGCACTCAAGGTGCTGGAGCAAGCCGGGTTGGTCAAGGTCGACTATGGCGTGCTGACGATTCTCGATCTGGAAGGGTTGCGCGAATTCGGCATGTAGGCGCGCCGCGCCATTACCTTGCCGCCACCCGGCACTCAGCGCAGAATTGAGATTTTGCAGACTGCCCCGTCCCCAGAGTCCCTCCCTATGTCCACAACCGTATCCCCGGCTGACGAAATGCGACCTACGCTGGTTGGCCGCAGCGTCGAACTCCATCCCCTTGAAGCCCATCATGCACCGGCGCTCCTCGCAGCGGCGGCAGACGGAGAACTTTGGAATTTGAAAGTGACCGTCGTGCCCGGCCCCGAGACAGTCGGCGGTTATGTCGACAAGGCATTGAAGGGACGCGAAGACGGCACCGTCATCCCGTTCGTCCTCGTGTCGAAGGCGACGGGAAAGGTTGTCGGCAGCACGCGATTCTGGAAAATCGACCGCGCGAATCGGAAGCTGGAAATCGGACACACCTGGTTAAGCGCCTCGGCCCAACGCTCGAGCATCAACACGGAAGCCAAATACCTGCTGCTCACGTTCGCCTTCGAGACACTGCAATGTGTTCGCGTGCAATTCACAACCGACGAGTTGAACGAGAAGTCACGCGCGGCCATCTTGCGCATCGGCGCCAAACAGGAGGGCATCGTTCGCCACGAACGCATCATGCCCGACGGCCGCAAGCGCAACTCGGTGCGCTTCAGCATCATCGATGACGAGTGGCCCGAGGTGAAGGCCGCGCTGGAGGGAAGACTCGGGCACGGGCCGACCGGCTAATCGCCTGATCGGCCATCACAGCCTCATCACCTCGTAGCCTCATCATCTCGTAGTCTCGTCGCTTCGTCGACTCGCTGCGCCGCAGCCCCTTCACTCACCGGCGCCGCGACACTACCTGAGCACCGCCCCGTCGAACGTGCCGTTCGCAGGGGCGATCACGATCTGGTTCTTCCCCGAGCGCTTGGCCGAGTAAAGTGCGCCGTCGGCCAGCGCCAGCCATGAGGTCGGCGATATCAGGTCTCCGTCGAAACCGGCAACGCCGACACTCAGCGTAACGCTGCCCGACGCATCGAGACCTCGCGTAGCCTCGGCAAATACCGCACACACCTTCTCCAGCTTCTTGCGAGCCTTCTCGGCGGTTTGCCCGTCGAACAGGACACAGAACTCGTCGCCACCGTACCTGCCGATTACGTCTCGACTGCCCAGCGCGTTCGACAGCACATCGGAGAGAATCCGGATCAACGAGTCGCCCTGAAGATGACCATGAATGTCGTTGATCTCCTTGAAGCCGTCGATATCGATCAGCGCAATGCTCGCCGTGCCCGACCGGCCGGCGCGTTTGTCGGCATAGCAATTCGTGAGCGCCCGCATCCACGAGCGGCGATTGAGCAGCGACGTCAGATCGTCCTGATCGCTGATCCGGCGCAATGCACGCTCGCTTTTCGAGAGTCGCTTTGCCAGACGGAAGCTGGTCAGCCCGACGAGCGTCGGATAGATCATCAGCAATGGCAGACTCGCCAGCAACTCGGAGAATTCGATCTCGGTCTTGAAAACGAAGCCAATCACCGCACCGGTAAGGACACCGCCGGCGATCATGGCCAGAATGCCGTCGCGCAGCAGCCGGTAGCCGCCGGCCGATGCATTGTGCATGAGCAACACCGAGATCAGCACTGTCGACGGTACGCCACTGAAGTGCATCGCCACCACCCAACCGCCACCGAACGCGGAATCGCACAACAGATTGCGCCGCTCGGCCGCCACCGGGTCGACGGCCGCCATGGCAACGGCATGCGCAAAGGCCGGCCAGAGGAACGCGTTGAGTGCCCACACGCCATAGGCGAAATGCGATGCACCGATATGCTGAAACACGGTGAAAACGGCAATGGCGCTCAGCGCACAGCCCAGACTGCGCAGACCCAGCACGCGACGCGAGAAGTCTCGTCCGCGTTGAGATTTGGCGCGCGTGGCCTGGTCCGTCGATTGATCCGTCATTTCGCCAACATCCGGGGCGTCATCGGTTTAAGAAAGTGGTTTCGCCTGGCGGCTTGCGCATTATGCCTGCTCGACTTTCCTTCCGACGATACGTAGCGTCAACCAACGACCTCATGAAATTCATCAATGCATCAAGCTGAGCATTCAGACGTTTGCGACGCCCCTCATGAAGAAAGGCCCGCGAACCATCGCGGGCCTGAAATACAAACAGCGTACGGTTTTGCCGATTACTTCGCCGCAGCGATCACCGCAATCTCAACTAGCAGATCGGGGGCCGCGAGACGCGATTCCACGGTAGCGCGCGTCGGCGTATTGCCCGGGCTCGTCCATGCGTCCCACACGGCGTTCATGCCGGCAAAATCGGATTCGATGTCCTTGAGCCAGACTTGCGCCGACAGCAGACGCGACTTGTCGATGCCGGCGTCTTTCAGGTACCCGTCGATCTTCGCGAGCACCTGTTGCGTCTGCCCGGTGATGTCCTGCGTGCGATCGTCGGCCGTCTGGCCGCCGATGTAGACCGTTCCGTTATGCACTACGACACGGCTCATCCGTGCATTCGTGTGATGGCGTTGAATATCGCTCATTAACCACGTCTCCAAAAGGAATAAAAAGAGTAGATGAGAGGCGCGAGCCGCCTCACCTACTTGGGGAAGCCTGCGCGCTCGCTCAGGAATTCGGGGGCCTCGACAGCGGTGGCCAACTCGCCCAGCGTGACCGGCTTGATCGGGGGACGAATCCGGTAGTAGCCGACTTCCGGCACGGCGCAACCCTGCGCCTGTGCCAGCAATTCCGCGACCGTCAACCCGCAGAAGCGGCCCTGACACGGGCCCATGCCGCAACGGGAAAAACTCTTTGTCTGGTTGGGGCCCACGCAGCCAAGCCCCGCCATGCGACGCACGTCGCCCGCCGTCACCTCTTCGCAGCGGCACACGATAGTGCTGTCGTCGGCCGGCGCCCGAAACGCCTCGGCCGGCCGGTACAGCGCGTCGAGGAACGGCCGAATCGCCGTATGCGCCGCCAGTTCGCGGCGCAGGGAAAGTGCGCGCGAGTCGCGTTTCGCGTCGTCGAGCCTGCCGAGCTTTACGGCGGCTTGCACGGCGGCCAGGCGTCCTGAGGGTTCTGCGGCCAGCGCGCCGGCGATCCCCGCACCATCACCGGCGACGAAGATACCCGGCAAATTCGTCTCGCCCCAGATGTCTGTCTTCGGCCGCCAGCACAATTGCGCCTCGTCCCACACGTGTTCGCAACCGATCGAACGGGTGACCTGCGTGTTCGGAATTACGCCCTGATGCAGCAGCACCAACGCCGTGTCGATGCGCGCCGTGCGGCCATCCACGACATACTCGATGCCCTCGGCTTGCCGGGTCCCGAGCACGCGCAACGATTCCACATGCTTGACATGTTGCACGCCTGCCGCACGAATGGCGCGCAGCAGCTTGAAACCCTTCATCAGATAAGACGGCGCCCGCAAGGCCCCGCCGGCGTGGCGCAAGGCCTCGCGCCGTCCGCCCGGCTCGGCCGTGTCGAGAATCGCGCGCACCGGCACGCCGGCATTGATGAGCTGCCACGCAAACAGATAGAGCAACGGGCCGCAACCGGCCAGCACCGCAGGCGAGTCCGGCACCAGCGCCGACGCCTTGAGCAGCGTTTGCGCCGCGCCCACGCCCATCACCCCGGGCAGCGTCCAGCCGGGAATCGGAAACGGCCGCTCCTGTGCACCGCTCGCGAGCACGATGGCGCCCGCTTCGATTTGCAGCGTGCCGCCGCCGGCGCCCTGTCGGGTGACGGACACACGTTTGTCCGCCCCAATCTGCCAGGCGAGTGTCTGTGGCCAATAGTCGATGCCCGCCGCGGTGAACGCATCGACGAGCGTACGTCCGCGCAAATAGTCCGGCCCGAGGATTGCCGGGTCAGCCAACGGCGAGCGGCTCACACTGCGGTAAATCTGTCCGCCGGGCAGACC includes:
- a CDS encoding NAD(P)/FAD-dependent oxidoreductase gives rise to the protein MSTKTVDLLVIGAGPAGLAAALEAKRHGLAPLVVDENGLPGGQIYRSVSRSPLADPAILGPDYLRGRTLVDAFTAAGIDYWPQTLAWQIGADKRVSVTRQGAGGGTLQIEAGAIVLASGAQERPFPIPGWTLPGVMGVGAAQTLLKASALVPDSPAVLAGCGPLLYLFAWQLINAGVPVRAILDTAEPGGRREALRHAGGALRAPSYLMKGFKLLRAIRAAGVQHVKHVESLRVLGTRQAEGIEYVVDGRTARIDTALVLLHQGVIPNTQVTRSIGCEHVWDEAQLCWRPKTDIWGETNLPGIFVAGDGAGIAGALAAEPSGRLAAVQAAVKLGRLDDAKRDSRALSLRRELAAHTAIRPFLDALYRPAEAFRAPADDSTIVCRCEEVTAGDVRRMAGLGCVGPNQTKSFSRCGMGPCQGRFCGLTVAELLAQAQGCAVPEVGYYRIRPPIKPVTLGELATAVEAPEFLSERAGFPK
- a CDS encoding AMP-dependent synthetase/ligase; protein product: MQERTTFPRLLLAHAATRGARTAYREKDLGIWQSWSWQEAAHEVRMLACALAAAGFRRGDNLAIVGNNRVRLYWAMTAAQALGGVAVPLYQDAVAAEMIHVLDDAEIDFAIVEDQEQVDKLLELRERVPRLSTIIYEDPRGLRNYNAAGLLSYADAVAQGRDFNARHPRYFDEAVASVDPDDTATILYTSGTTGKPKGVCHSHAGLIGAAFHGSTFDRLSPGDEVLSYLPMAWVGDHLFSYAQALVTGFTVNCPESPDTIATDMREIGPTYYFAPPRVYENVLTQVMIRMEDANRFKRKMFAHFMTVANRCGAAVLDRRPVPLLDRLQYALGNLCVYGPLRNTLGMSRIRTAYTAGEAIGPDLFRFYRAIGINLKQFYGQTETCAYVCLQPDREVRFDSVGPVAPGMEIKIADTGEVLVRGVGLLKEYYKRPDATREALDEAGYFRTGDAGIIDADGHLRIIDRAKDVGKLACGSLFAPKYIENKLKFFAYIKEAVAFGDGRDGVCAFINIDMDAVGNWAERQSLAYAGYVDLAGNPRVAELILGCVDAVNADLAKEPAFSAAQIRRFVILHKELDPDDDELTRTRKVRRAFIAQKYGVLVDAFYSGKSTQFIETRVKFEDGREGSVSATLTIHSARVVGARAPVDDPAPEKLRCAA
- a CDS encoding diguanylate cyclase codes for the protein MTDQSTDQATRAKSQRGRDFSRRVLGLRSLGCALSAIAVFTVFQHIGASHFAYGVWALNAFLWPAFAHAVAMAAVDPVAAERRNLLCDSAFGGGWVVAMHFSGVPSTVLISVLLMHNASAGGYRLLRDGILAMIAGGVLTGAVIGFVFKTEIEFSELLASLPLLMIYPTLVGLTSFRLAKRLSKSERALRRISDQDDLTSLLNRRSWMRALTNCYADKRAGRSGTASIALIDIDGFKEINDIHGHLQGDSLIRILSDVLSNALGSRDVIGRYGGDEFCVLFDGQTAEKARKKLEKVCAVFAEATRGLDASGSVTLSVGVAGFDGDLISPTSWLALADGALYSAKRSGKNQIVIAPANGTFDGAVLR
- a CDS encoding Crp/Fnr family transcriptional regulator, with product MSLETLLQRSAWAQGLTPDQRARVVAEIQVRPVENGGYVCRKGDPTHAWFGVIEGLVKIATASASGKSVTFTGVPAGAWFGEGSVLKREIRKYDVMALRDSVLAHMPIATFDWLLDTSIAFNRFLTLQLNERLGQFIAAVEHERLLDTDARVARSLSSMFNPNLYPSDDNTVQISQEELSYLAGVSRQRVNLALKVLEQAGLVKVDYGVLTILDLEGLREFGM
- a CDS encoding RidA family protein, giving the protein MSDIQRHHTNARMSRVVVHNGTVYIGGQTADDRTQDITGQTQQVLAKIDGYLKDAGIDKSRLLSAQVWLKDIESDFAGMNAVWDAWTSPGNTPTRATVESRLAAPDLLVEIAVIAAAK
- a CDS encoding GNAT family N-acetyltransferase, encoding MSTTVSPADEMRPTLVGRSVELHPLEAHHAPALLAAAADGELWNLKVTVVPGPETVGGYVDKALKGREDGTVIPFVLVSKATGKVVGSTRFWKIDRANRKLEIGHTWLSASAQRSSINTEAKYLLLTFAFETLQCVRVQFTTDELNEKSRAAILRIGAKQEGIVRHERIMPDGRKRNSVRFSIIDDEWPEVKAALEGRLGHGPTG